CGGCGCCCCGTCCAGGTCGCGGCCGTAGGCGAAGCCGCCCCACGCGGTGTAGACCTCGGCCAGGTCGGCGTCGTCGCGCCAGCTCCCGGACTCGATCACCTGCAGGATGCCGGCGCCGTAGCTGCCCGGCTTCGACCCGAAGATCCGGGTGGTCGCCCGCCGGGCGTCGCCGTGCAGCGCCAGGTCGGCGTCCGCGTGGGCCTTCACGAAGTTGGACGCCGCGGGCTCGTCCAGCCCGGCGACCAGGGCGATCGCGTCGTCCAGCATGGCGATGACGTGGGGGAACGCGTCCCGGAAGAAGCCCGAGATCCGGACCGTGACGTCGATGCGCGGCCGCCCCAGCTCGGCGAGCGGCACGACGGTCAGCGACGCCACCCGGCGGGACGCCTCGTCCCACTCGGGCCGGACGCCGAGCAGCGCCAGCACCTCGGCGATGTCGTCGCCGCTGGTCCGCATCGCCGACGTGCCCCACACCGACAGCCCCACCGAGGTGGGGTACTCGCCGGTCTCGTCCAGGTAGCGCTGCAGCAGCGAGTCGGCCATCGCCTGGCCGGTCTGCCAGGCCAGCCGTGACGGGATGGCGCGCGGGTCGACGGTGTAGAAGTTGCGCCCGGTCGGCAGCACGTTCACCAGGCCGCGCAGCGGCGACCCGGACGGGCCGGCAGGGATGAAGCCGCCGTCCAGCGCGTGCAGCACGCCCGCGAGCTCGTCGGTGGTGCGGTCCAGGCGCGGCACGACCTGCTCGGCGGCGAACCGCAGCACGGCCCGCACGTCGGCGTCCTCGTGCAGGCCCTCGACCGCGTCGACCGACCAGTCGGCGTCCTCCATGCCGGCGACCAGAGCGCGCGCCTGCCCCTCGATCCGGTCGACCTCGGCGGTCGGGGCGTCCGGCGCCAGCCCGAGCGCGGCGCGCAGGCCGGGCACGGCGCCGCCGACGCCGCCCCACACCTGCGCGGCGCGCAGGATCGACAGGACGAGGTTCACCCGGGCCTCGCCGGTCGGGGCGTCGCCCAGGATGTGCAGCCCGTCGCGGATCTGCGCGTCCTTGATCTCGCACAGCCAGCCGTCGACGTGCAGCAGGAAGTCGTCGAACTCCTCGTCGTCGGGCCGCTCCTCCAGGCCCAGGTCGCGGTGCATCTCCGCGGCGCGCATCAGCGCCCAGATCTCGCCGCGGATCGCCGGCAGCTTGGCCGGGTCCATGGCGGCGATGTTGGCGTGCTCGTCCATCAACAGTTCGAGGCGGGTGATGTCGCCGTAGCTTTCGGCGCGCGCCATCGGCGGGATCAGGTGGTCCACGATCAGCGCGTGCGCCCGCCGCTTGGCCTGCGCGCCCTCGCCCGGGTCGTTGACCAGGAACGGGTAGATCAGCGGCAGGCTGCCCAGGGCGGCGTCGGGCCCGCAGGACGCCGAGGGCGCGGCGTTCTTGCCGGGCAGCCACTCCAGCGAGCCGTGCTTGCCCAGGTGGACGACCGCGTCCGCGCCGAAGCCGTGCTCCAGCCAGCGGTAGGCGGCCAGGTAGTGGTGCGAAAGCGGCAGGTCGGGGTCGTGGTAGATCGCGATCGGGTTCTCCCCGAAGCCGCGCGGCGGCTGGATCAGGATCACCACGTTGCCGGCCCGCAGCGTCGCCAGCACCAGTTCGCCGGCGTCGTTGACGAACAGCGTCCCGGGCGCCGGGCCCCACGCGTCCGCCATCGCCGCGCGCAGGTCGGCGGGCAGGTCGGCGGTCCAGCGCTCGTAGTCGGACGCCGGGATGCGGGCGTGCGCGTCGGTCAGCTGCGCGCTGGTCAGCCACTCCTCGTCCTGCCCGCCCGCGGCGACCAGCGCGTGGATCAGGGCGTCGCCGGCCGCGGTGTCGTCCTCCGGCGTCCCGGCGGTGTGCGCGGCCAGGATCCCGGTGACCGGGTTGTCGGCGCCCAGGTCGTAGCCGTCGGCGGCCAGGCGGCGCAGCAGCCGGATCGCGGAGACGGGGGTGTCCAGCCCGACGGCGTTGCCGATCCGGGCGTGCTTGGTCGGGTACGCCGAGAGCACCAGCGCCAGCCGCTTCTCGGCGTTGGAGGTGTGCCGGAGCCGGGCGTGGTTGACGGCGATCCGCGCCACGCGGGCGGCGCGCTCGGGGTCGGCGACGTAGTGCGGCAGGCCGTCCTCGTCGAACTCCTTGAACGAGAAGGGCGCGGTGATGATGCGGCCGTCGAACTCGGGGATCGCGATCTGGTTGGCCGAGTCCAGCGGGGTGACGCCGTCGTCGGACGCCGCCCACTCGGCCCGCCCGGTGGTCAGGCTGAGGCCCTGCAGCACCGGGATGTCGAGCGCGGCCAGCCGCGCCACGTCCCAGGCCTCGTCGTCGCCGCCCGCCGACGCGGCCGCCGGCGTGCTGCCGCCCGCCGCGAGCACGGTCACGACGAGGGCGTCCAGGGTGGCCAGCGCCTCGTACAGGTCGTCGGGCGCCGAGCGGAGCGACCCCGCGAAGATCGGGACGCCCACCGCCCGGTCCGTGGCGTCGATCGCGTCGGCCAGCGCGTGCGCGAAGCCGGAGTTCCCGCTCGCCTCGTGCGCCCGGTAGTACAGGACGCCGACGCGCGGCAGGTCGGCGTCCGCGGCCGTGGGAGAGGGCCGCGGCGCGAACCCCCAGGCGGGGATCGCCGCCGGGGGCTCGAAGCCCTCGCCGGTCAGCAGCACGGTGTCGGAGAGGAACGCGTGGAGCTGGCGCAGGTTGTCGGGCCCGCCCTCGGCGAGGTAGCGGTGGGCCTGCGCGGCGACGCCGATCGGGACCGACGACAGCTCCATCAGCTCGGCGCTGGGGCTCTGCTCGCCGCCGAGGATGACCAGCGGCGTCCGGGCGGCGCGCACGGCGTCCAGGCCGGGCCACAGGTCGTGCGGCGAGCCGAGCAGCCGGTAGACGACCAGGTCGGCGTCCGCGAGGACCGCGTCGAGCGCGGCGTCCGAACTGCGGGCCGGGTTCGCCCAGGCGTAGCCGGCGCCCGAGGCGCGGGCCGACAGCAGGTCAGTGTCAGAGGTGGACAGCAACGCGATGCGGATGGTGGGCTCGGCCACGATTCCTCCTGAGGGGTTCTCGCCCCGTCGAACGGTCGGATCGCGCGCGCCCCGTATCTGGCTGGCCGTCCGCGAGGACGACATCACAGTGGCGGAACCGCCCCGGACTCTCACCGGGTTCCTGGCGGACGCGTGCGCGACCACCCTAGGGGACGCCGGTCCCGGGGCCGCGCACGCTCGGCCGCTGGATGGCGGCGGCAGCGGCCGGTCGAGGATCAGCGAGCCGGCACCGCCCGGGCGCTCACCGTGCTCGGACCGGCCGCGCACCCGGCCGCCCCCACCATCGCGCTGCAGCACGGCGCCCAGCGGGTCGGGCGCCGCGACGCGGGGCCTCGATCGGCACTGGTGCGGCCCGCTAACCTACGGTTGTGACAAGTTGGGGCAACGCCGACCCAGGGGGACCGATGGACACCAGCAATATCGCCGTGCGCATGGCCGAGGTCTTCCGGCGGTTCCCGGACCGGCCCGCCACCCGGATCAAGGCCGGTGACGGCTGGGAGGTCCGCTCCTACCGCGAGCTGGCCCGCGACGTCGCCGCGCTGGCCGGCCACCTCGTGGCGCAGGGCATCGAGCCGGGCGACCGCGTCCTGATCCTGTCCAACAACCGGCCCGAGTGGAGCATCGCGGACCTGGCGCTGCTGTCGATCCGCGCCGTGCCGGTGCCGATCTACCCCACGAGCACGCCCGAGCAGGTGCGCCACATCGCCGGCGACTCCGGCGCGGTCTGGGCGTTCGTCGAGAACCAGAACCTGGTCGAGCGGCTGCTGCCGGTGTGGCCCGAGCTGCCCGCGCTGCGCG
Above is a window of Propioniciclava coleopterorum DNA encoding:
- the cobN gene encoding cobaltochelatase subunit CobN, with amino-acid sequence MAEPTIRIALLSTSDTDLLSARASGAGYAWANPARSSDAALDAVLADADLVVYRLLGSPHDLWPGLDAVRAARTPLVILGGEQSPSAELMELSSVPIGVAAQAHRYLAEGGPDNLRQLHAFLSDTVLLTGEGFEPPAAIPAWGFAPRPSPTAADADLPRVGVLYYRAHEASGNSGFAHALADAIDATDRAVGVPIFAGSLRSAPDDLYEALATLDALVVTVLAAGGSTPAAASAGGDDEAWDVARLAALDIPVLQGLSLTTGRAEWAASDDGVTPLDSANQIAIPEFDGRIITAPFSFKEFDEDGLPHYVADPERAARVARIAVNHARLRHTSNAEKRLALVLSAYPTKHARIGNAVGLDTPVSAIRLLRRLAADGYDLGADNPVTGILAAHTAGTPEDDTAAGDALIHALVAAGGQDEEWLTSAQLTDAHARIPASDYERWTADLPADLRAAMADAWGPAPGTLFVNDAGELVLATLRAGNVVILIQPPRGFGENPIAIYHDPDLPLSHHYLAAYRWLEHGFGADAVVHLGKHGSLEWLPGKNAAPSASCGPDAALGSLPLIYPFLVNDPGEGAQAKRRAHALIVDHLIPPMARAESYGDITRLELLMDEHANIAAMDPAKLPAIRGEIWALMRAAEMHRDLGLEERPDDEEFDDFLLHVDGWLCEIKDAQIRDGLHILGDAPTGEARVNLVLSILRAAQVWGGVGGAVPGLRAALGLAPDAPTAEVDRIEGQARALVAGMEDADWSVDAVEGLHEDADVRAVLRFAAEQVVPRLDRTTDELAGVLHALDGGFIPAGPSGSPLRGLVNVLPTGRNFYTVDPRAIPSRLAWQTGQAMADSLLQRYLDETGEYPTSVGLSVWGTSAMRTSGDDIAEVLALLGVRPEWDEASRRVASLTVVPLAELGRPRIDVTVRISGFFRDAFPHVIAMLDDAIALVAGLDEPAASNFVKAHADADLALHGDARRATTRIFGSKPGSYGAGILQVIESGSWRDDADLAEVYTAWGGFAYGRDLDGAPAADDMRANYRRIKVAAKNVDSAEHDIADSDDYFQYHGGMVATVRALTGADPRAYVGDSTTPDAVRTRTLAEETARVFRARVVNPRWIGAMRRHGYKGAFELAATVDYLFGFDATAGVVHDWMYDALAREYVLDAETQDFLRRSNPWALRGIVERLHEAADRGLWAEPDTAVLAAMQQVYLDVEGDLEEDA